A window of Punica granatum isolate Tunisia-2019 chromosome 8, ASM765513v2, whole genome shotgun sequence genomic DNA:
AGTTCATTCTAGTATTAAGCTTCCCGGGACTTTCTTGGGTTTGTATCTCTAGAATTCTTCATAAGGTGGTGGACGATTCAGGTGAATTGTGAGGGAGACGCTAAGTAATTAGTCATGGTGTGCCTTCCTTTTCATGCAAAAGCCAATTTTGACCTTTATTCGTGTAGTAGTGGTCAATGCAGCTTGCAAAGTTCGAGACCACGGCCTGAGAGGACAAAAATGTGGAAAGCAAGTACCGTGAAAACTGGAGCAGAAAGAGGACTCAGATAATGAAGGAATTGTCGGCAAGGCAATGGTGCCATTACGCACGACGAGCGAACATACAAGGCCATCCTCATCGTCCTCCCTCTGTTTTATGCCATTCCACTCTTGTGAGAAAATAGATCTGGGAAGAGTTAATTTGTTTTAGGGAGCATATGTGCTCCTTAGATACCGGGATAGTGAAAATAGTTTGATTAAATAGCTTTGTTTGAGAGGCTGAAATTCTAGACCTTTGCTTTGAGATGTTCAAACCTTTTATACTCCAGAACATCAGAAGATCGAAAAGCATACAACATTGTATTGCTGTCCTTTCTGATAAGCACCTTTTAGTATTTTGCAAGCCTCCACGATGACCTTTGGTCTGTGTTTCATTGCTTTAGTTTGTCAAAAAATGAGAGTTACGTGCACAAGTAGAGGAAAGCTAAGTATATACACTGACCTTCGATAACTAATGGAAACCGGAGCCATCAGGGTTGGAGAAACGGAAGAGAGGCCCCCTGTCACGTCATTGCCATAAGTGAGTGTTTCTTTTCTGGAAGTGAGTTCTTATATAGTGCTCAATGCTGAATTTCTTGGACATTCAATAATGCCGCCTTGCTGAATTATTTGGGTGGTTGGTCAAgttaactttcttttctttctttttttgtgggGGGGAGGTGGTGGGAAGTTgtattgtatatattatatattgggaagttgtattgtatatattatatacttttATTTGTTCAAAGGCCTTGCACCCCAAGGCTCTAAAGATTTATTTTTCCAcgatttgattttataataaacaacaaattaattgataaaGACTGTCAGGAATCTGGCAGTAGGTGGGCAGCATGAGTTGCGTGGTCcgttgttgttttttttttttttttttcaggatGATAAGAGTACAATTAGGAAATGCCCATCGCATGGGTAGGATTAAACACCACTCGTAACGAAACATGGGATTTCATTATTCTTGCATATCGACGTCTGCCATGAAAGGTTATCTATAACGGTGCAGTTGGGACCTTGTGGGTCTCGCGTGATATGATATTAGTGATCGGACGTATCTTTTCTGCTAAAGAGGCATTTCTTAAATGTTGGGTGCCGGAGATCATTCTTGTTCGTTGGGCTGTTTATCTTTATGGCTCCGTTGGTCTCCTCTGAATTCTGGCCCAACTCTGGTGACCCTATTTCACGGGTAATGTGCCCTACTCTGCCCCCGGCCCCTAGTGACTTGGCTCGTAAGATATGCTCCGCGACGTTACTAGGTATTAGTTAGCTGCTTCTTACGTCTGATTAGAGAGGGGCCCTAACTCGATTTGTCATTGTTTATGATGAGTTTCTTCATTGTGCACTAATACCAAGGTaccaaatttattttatttgtgttcattttctattttgtgatttttttaatattcggTGCGAAttatcttttgattttttctaGTCCTTTTTATAAAGAGGGGTATAAATTCGTGCTTATACCATATGTTGATGGCCCCTATAAAAATTTTGCGAGCCCATGAGATAAGTCAATTTTATACTCATGACAAGAGAGGTCCTTATTAccaaaatttacaaaaaagaTATGCTAAAACGATTTGGAAAAACCAATTATGGAGATCTCAAAACACCGAGAAGCAATGTATATGTGCTTATTTACAAATCAAAGTacttacacttttttttcaatgaaattataaatattcttaatttattgattaataCTAATCTTAAAAGAGTTTGCACTTGATTCTACTTACGAGATTCTACTTACAAGATTCTTTCATTAAATTTCGAATTCCTATATTGCAGGTAATTTGCCATTGAACCATGTCttcatcatatttttttatgtaaatttcAAATGTGAGGATATATCATAATCTCTTCAAACAAATGGGAATCAAAAGCAGTTCGTCACCTCAACTTTGGGAGTAAGTAACATTTGCCCTTGATCTTTACAAATTTGCGGAGGCCCCTGTCCTTTATGAAAATAACAGTTCTACTCTCCTCCAGTCAATTTTCTGGCCAAAACGAGTCATGTGCCCTGCACGTGACATTTTTTAGGGGAAAAACAGCCTTATGATATCATTAAAATTGCACCAGTACAAAGATGAGAGAATTGCTTGTGAAGAATAATtgacaaataatatattcGGTGTAGTGTACACTAATATTCGAAAGTCCAATGAACATCGGCTTATTCAGTTCGAGCCAAGTCTGCTTATATAGAGAGTAAAACTCTTAGCGCGACTTTTTTTCAACAAAATATTCAAATCTCAAATCTTGATTAAAGAGAACAAGTATCGAACATTTAAAACATGACATTGGTTGTACAGTAGCATTTTTTAGCAATGATAATATATGCCGTCTGTTGGCTCTTTGACGACCCATGAAGTACTGATCTCCCTCCCCCTATAAAATCCCCTCAAGAACTCCCCATTTGCTACTCTTCTCCCCCCTCCCGAACTCATTACAATGGAGCCTAacttctccctctccctcctcctGCTCTTCATCTCCTTCGTTTCGATCTCCCTCTTCGTCATCTTCTACtgtgagtagaaaagtagctTAAAATTACTAATAAGATAGACATTCAtgagaatatttatttattttttcatctcATCAAGAAATAGTGATCAAGAACTACTGTTTCAACAGCCATATCAGCAAGCCATATACTATCACTTGATAATTTTTTAGGATGAAACTTATCACACTGACAAGATCATAATCGGCTTAACAAGAAGATCAATGATCTACAGTAAATATTGATGTCGTAGCTGCAAATATGAGGAAGACAACGAGAAGCCATTGTGAGTAGAAGAGTTTGCCTATTGTTAACGCTTAACGGAACTGATTCTTATCGTCTTGCCCCCGATCGATGATTCAATAAGGATTTCACTTTTCGATTCAGGTGACTTGTAAGGGAAATGCTAAATAATAAGTCGGGCAATAAAGGCCGCCAACTTCATTAGGAAGGACCTCGGCGCCATCATCAAGCAGAGGAAGATAGACCTGGCGGAAGGGAAGACCACCCCAACCCAGGACATACGGTCACACATGCTCTTGGCCACTGATGAGGATGGGAAACACATGAATGAGATGGACATCGCTGACAAGATCCTTGGGGCTATTGATCGGAGGCCATGACACTGCTAGCGCCTCCAGCACATTCATTGTCAAGTACCTCGTCGAGCTCCCTCACATCTATAACGAAGTCTACGAAGGTAATCTTCTGTTCGATATGTCTTCTACTTATAGGCTTATCTATAAGAATTTGTAACAATTCAGTTTCT
This region includes:
- the LOC116189280 gene encoding uncharacterized protein LOC116189280 isoform X2; the protein is MLYAFRSSDVLEYKRSIFSQEWNGIKQREDDEDGLVCSLVVRNGTIALPTIPSLSESSFCSSFHGTCFPHFCPLRPWSRTLQAALTTTTRIKFADRSSEESLVQLTGSVDPADNLRWSIQVYKAVKDTNTGGSSAEKDGETYSQGIMEELKSKDRWVSRAILYKRFHESSTI
- the LOC116189280 gene encoding uncharacterized protein LOC116189280 isoform X1, encoding MLFDLLMFWSIKGLNISKQRSIFSQEWNGIKQREDDEDGLVCSLVVRNGTIALPTIPSLSESSFCSSFHGTCFPHFCPLRPWSRTLQAALTTTTRIKFADRSSEESLVQLTGSVDPADNLRWSIQVYKAVKDTNTGGSSAEKDGETYSQGIMEELKSKDRWVSRAILYKRFHESSTI
- the LOC116189280 gene encoding uncharacterized protein LOC116189280 isoform X4, giving the protein MLFDLLMFWSIKGLNISKQRSIFSQEWNGIKQREDDEDGLVCSLVVRNGTIALPTIPSLSESSFCSSFHVCRSLQRRVARSTNWFCRSCRQPPLEYSVYKAVKMETYSQGKMEELKAKIDGYPEQ